The Candidatus Poribacteria bacterium genome includes the window TGAATCGCGGCATCATAGTCCGTGATCGCAGCATCGTATTGATCGAGTTGTGCCTTTGCGACCCCGCGGTTGTAATAGGCATTCACGTAATCCGGTCTCAGGCGTATGGCGGTGTCATAATCGGTAATTGCTGCCTCGTAATCACCGAGACTTTTCCTTATGATCCCACGATTGTTGTAAGGTGTCCCTAAACTGGGGTCCAAGCGTATGGCGGTGTCATAATCGGCAATTGCTGCCTCGAATCTGCCGAGCCTTTTCTTTGCCACTCCCCGATTGTTGTAGGCTTCTGCGTAATCGGGATCCAGGAGAATAGCAGCACTATACATCTCAATTGACGCTTTGTATTCACCGCGCTTTGCATTTGCCAACCCACGCCTGTTGTAGTCGATGACTTTCTCCGATGTTTTTTCTGATCCACAGCCAAAGCAAACGAGGCATACCAGAAGCACAGTCAACAGTTTCTTATCTTTCATCACACTTCTCCTCCCGTCTACTTTAAATGGCGTAAGGCGTTTCCATAAGTAGGCAGATTGTTAACCCGCCTACTCAATTCATCAGATTAACGCGCACCACACGCTTGCAAACACGCCTGCATGTGTCCACGCGATTCTGCTGCAATTGTGCAACACTGTGCTAAACTGTATTCTTTCGCACCGATGACTTCAAGGTTCAGCGGACCGGTATAACCATTCTCATGTAGAACGCGAATGTAGCCAACGAGATCAACGTCCCCACGTCCGTTTGCCTGCAATTCGGGATCACCGGGACCGCGCTGTGTGCCTTTGCAATCTCGAATATGGACATGTTTCACGCGCGAGATAACGGCAGCGATCGCCTCTACAGGATTTTCGTCCGCACGATGGATATGAGACGGATCCATATCGATTCCAAACGCCGGTGACGAAATCGCTTCCATGATGCGGAGCGTTGTCGGTGTGTTATAGATGCTTGCGCCCACGTGTGCCTTGACGCAGAGCGTTACACCGTAGTGTTCCGCACGTTCAGAGAGACTGCCCAATGAATCAACAACTTCGGGCCAGGCAGATTCATCGTCCGACGTGCCGCCGGGACCGCAGTTGATAATCGGGACACCGATCTCAGCTGCTGCTTGGAATGCGAGTTCCATTCGTTCTGGATCGCGTGAGGGTTGTTCCATCGCCAACAGGTCGAGTGCGTACTCTTTCGCGAACCGTTTGATGTCGGCAGCGAGTGCTTGCCAGTTCGCAAGCACGAGATGCTGGCTCATCCCGTCAATCGCTGAGAGTTCAATGCCGTCATAACCAGCCATGGCGATATGCTTAAAGGCGGTTTCCATATCGTAACCACCGAACAGTACCGAATTTGCTCCTAATTTCAAGTGTAATACTCCTTACTATACGGACAGATATAGTGCCGTCCGATCTACAATAATTATCCGTTCAGTGTCGGAAGTGGCTGTGGACGCACCAAAATACCGCCCTGTTCGTAAGACTCCATCGCCGCCCAAGTATACTCGAGTGCCGCGAGCGCATCTCTGCCGGAGGCGCGTAACTGCTCTTTCGGCACGTCGTTCGTGATGTCCTCTAAAAAGGCGTGGATCCTTAAGGGAAAAGTCTGACCA containing:
- a CDS encoding tetratricopeptide repeat protein; amino-acid sequence: MKDKKLLTVLLVCLVCFGCGSEKTSEKVIDYNRRGLANAKRGEYKASIEMYSAAILLDPDYAEAYNNRGVAKKRLGRFEAAIADYDTAIRLDPSLGTPYNNRGIIRKSLGDYEAAITDYDTAIRLRPDYVNAYYNRGVAKAQLDQYDAAITDYDAAIQFNPEHTKAYFRRGLAKRSLNKTAEAKQDFQTALELATQAGNVKLKGNIENLLLQFK
- a CDS encoding sugar phosphate isomerase/epimerase — its product is MKLGANSVLFGGYDMETAFKHIAMAGYDGIELSAIDGMSQHLVLANWQALAADIKRFAKEYALDLLAMEQPSRDPERMELAFQAAAEIGVPIINCGPGGTSDDESAWPEVVDSLGSLSERAEHYGVTLCVKAHVGASIYNTPTTLRIMEAISSPAFGIDMDPSHIHRADENPVEAIAAVISRVKHVHIRDCKGTQRGPGDPELQANGRGDVDLVGYIRVLHENGYTGPLNLEVIGAKEYSLAQCCTIAAESRGHMQACLQACGAR